A window of Mixophyes fleayi isolate aMixFle1 chromosome 10, aMixFle1.hap1, whole genome shotgun sequence contains these coding sequences:
- the MAJIN gene encoding membrane-anchored junction protein isoform X2 has protein sequence MLSAAERSCTQTSAAQRPSRVLSTFLILKELFVYLRNTMPIKPFSFPIPETRFLHTTKYVYKFKIRYGVLINSEDTENKEHIVKELLDSIRAILANHDNLHPFSTKHFIIFPYKSKWDSASRLRFKHGHRFLLPFPYVFTIYIEPYPFVYESCPWKSSEENNQPGVEDMQASANSSNVDSGVSQISSNSEKVCKSPCLPMDHDTENGGGLWQFLLSFPPLSFLFGRRHSE, from the exons ATGTTATCAGCTGCTGAGAGGAGCTGTACACAGACCTCTGCTGCTCAGAGGCCATCCAGGGTGCTAAGTACCTTTCTCATCctaaaa GAACTTTTTGTGTATTTAAGAAATACAATGCCCATAAAGCCTTTCTCATTCCCTATCCCTGAAACACGATTCTTGCATACCACAAAGTATGTGTATAAGTTCAAAATCCGATATGGAGTCCTTATTAA CTCAGAAGATACAGAAAATAAGGAACATATTGTAAAAGAATTATTG GATTCCATCCGAGCCATACTTGCCAATCACGATAATTTACATCCTTTTTCTACAAAGCATTTCATAATTTTTCCTT ATAAGAGCAAATGGGACAGTGCTTCTCGTTTAAGGTTTAAACATGGACATAGGTTCCTCCTTCCATTTCCATATGTCTTCACGATATATATAGAGCCGTACCCTTTTGTCTACG AGAGTTGCCCTTGGAAGAGCAGTGAAGAAAATAATCAG CCTGGGGTTGAAGACATGCAAGCCAGTGCAAACTCCAGTAATGTTG acaGTGGTGTGAGCCAGATATCCAGCAACTCAGAGAAAGTATGCAAGAGTCCATGCTTGCCTATGGATCATGATACTGAAAATGGTGGTGGCCTTTGGCAATTCCTACTGAG
- the MAJIN gene encoding membrane-anchored junction protein isoform X1: MLSAAERSCTQTSAAQRPSRVLSTFLILKELFVYLRNTMPIKPFSFPIPETRFLHTTKYVYKFKIRYGVLINSSEDTENKEHIVKELLDSIRAILANHDNLHPFSTKHFIIFPYKSKWDSASRLRFKHGHRFLLPFPYVFTIYIEPYPFVYESCPWKSSEENNQPGVEDMQASANSSNVDSGVSQISSNSEKVCKSPCLPMDHDTENGGGLWQFLLSFPPLSFLFGRRHSE; this comes from the exons ATGTTATCAGCTGCTGAGAGGAGCTGTACACAGACCTCTGCTGCTCAGAGGCCATCCAGGGTGCTAAGTACCTTTCTCATCctaaaa GAACTTTTTGTGTATTTAAGAAATACAATGCCCATAAAGCCTTTCTCATTCCCTATCCCTGAAACACGATTCTTGCATACCACAAAGTATGTGTATAAGTTCAAAATCCGATATGGAGTCCTTATTAA TAGCTCAGAAGATACAGAAAATAAGGAACATATTGTAAAAGAATTATTG GATTCCATCCGAGCCATACTTGCCAATCACGATAATTTACATCCTTTTTCTACAAAGCATTTCATAATTTTTCCTT ATAAGAGCAAATGGGACAGTGCTTCTCGTTTAAGGTTTAAACATGGACATAGGTTCCTCCTTCCATTTCCATATGTCTTCACGATATATATAGAGCCGTACCCTTTTGTCTACG AGAGTTGCCCTTGGAAGAGCAGTGAAGAAAATAATCAG CCTGGGGTTGAAGACATGCAAGCCAGTGCAAACTCCAGTAATGTTG acaGTGGTGTGAGCCAGATATCCAGCAACTCAGAGAAAGTATGCAAGAGTCCATGCTTGCCTATGGATCATGATACTGAAAATGGTGGTGGCCTTTGGCAATTCCTACTGAG
- the MAJIN gene encoding membrane-anchored junction protein isoform X3 encodes MPIKPFSFPIPETRFLHTTKYVYKFKIRYGVLINSSEDTENKEHIVKELLDSIRAILANHDNLHPFSTKHFIIFPYKSKWDSASRLRFKHGHRFLLPFPYVFTIYIEPYPFVYESCPWKSSEENNQPGVEDMQASANSSNVDSGVSQISSNSEKVCKSPCLPMDHDTENGGGLWQFLLSFPPLSFLFGRRHSE; translated from the exons ATGCCCATAAAGCCTTTCTCATTCCCTATCCCTGAAACACGATTCTTGCATACCACAAAGTATGTGTATAAGTTCAAAATCCGATATGGAGTCCTTATTAA TAGCTCAGAAGATACAGAAAATAAGGAACATATTGTAAAAGAATTATTG GATTCCATCCGAGCCATACTTGCCAATCACGATAATTTACATCCTTTTTCTACAAAGCATTTCATAATTTTTCCTT ATAAGAGCAAATGGGACAGTGCTTCTCGTTTAAGGTTTAAACATGGACATAGGTTCCTCCTTCCATTTCCATATGTCTTCACGATATATATAGAGCCGTACCCTTTTGTCTACG AGAGTTGCCCTTGGAAGAGCAGTGAAGAAAATAATCAG CCTGGGGTTGAAGACATGCAAGCCAGTGCAAACTCCAGTAATGTTG acaGTGGTGTGAGCCAGATATCCAGCAACTCAGAGAAAGTATGCAAGAGTCCATGCTTGCCTATGGATCATGATACTGAAAATGGTGGTGGCCTTTGGCAATTCCTACTGAG